The Phlebotomus papatasi isolate M1 chromosome 3, Ppap_2.1, whole genome shotgun sequence genomic sequence CGTGATATAGTGAAAGTCTTACCCCAAAGAAATCCATATCCGGCTCCCTTGTATCATTCTTCTCATCAGACCTTCTGGCTAGTTTCTGTCTGTATACTTCAATGTGCTCTTCTACAGTCCTCGGCGACTCATCCCAAGTGTTCCAATCTCTTTCCGGCTACCGAGAAAGTCAAAAAATTATTCTCAAGAAGCCAATGAAATTGATAGCAATCTTCACCTCATTCTTATTTCTAGAGCTCCTGTGGCTAGTTACGACACTAACAGCCTGAAGTACTTCATCGCCAGAGTCCAGAGATTGTCCTCGCCGGCGAGAGAAGCAGAGAGCACGTCTGAAGAGGGTTAAAATTCCCAAAAACAGGCCCTTCAGCTTCACAAACACATaacttatcatttttatttgagaGACTGGGTTTGGTGAATTCATCGATGTCAAAGACAATCGAGGATTTTATCGGGTTTGGGTTTAGTCGAGACGCGCACTGTTGTTACCATGAGTTCTCTTTGAGACTTTCAAAATGTACTTGTAACGACTTCTGTTAACCCTTCAGTTCG encodes the following:
- the LOC129806951 gene encoding uncharacterized protein LOC129806951; this translates as MNSPNPVSQIKMISYVFVKLKGLFLGILTLFRRALCFSRRRGQSLDSGDEVLQAVSVVTSHRSSRNKNEPERDWNTWDESPRTVEEHIEVYRQKLARRSDEKNDTREPDMDFFGVRLSLYHV